In the genome of Spirochaetia bacterium, one region contains:
- a CDS encoding CpXC domain-containing protein produces the protein MEEHTAIFEAEITCPKCRHCQKRTLRNLVNVTTDPQLKLGILTDSLFMMTCKNCGNSFLINHELLYIDEKADLTILVAPDLEKLDLSSVRLEAKTSINRIVTSVIDLKEKIVIFDAGLDDRAIELSKAYITYRNTQIENLRFLMQDPGKELTFAISDTNHENQAIKLEYHFYEKLLKLTQNHAESDDYYLIDSNWAYNLFSELARKE, from the coding sequence ATGGAAGAACATACAGCCATATTCGAAGCAGAAATAACTTGCCCCAAGTGCAGACACTGCCAAAAACGAACTTTACGAAACCTAGTCAACGTTACCACCGACCCCCAGTTGAAACTCGGTATACTGACAGATTCTCTCTTTATGATGACATGCAAGAATTGCGGAAACAGCTTCCTGATCAACCACGAGTTGCTCTATATTGACGAAAAAGCAGATCTGACAATCCTGGTAGCCCCGGATTTAGAAAAACTAGATCTCAGCTCGGTTCGTCTTGAAGCAAAGACCTCCATCAACAGGATTGTCACCTCAGTCATCGATCTCAAAGAAAAAATCGTCATCTTCGATGCAGGCTTGGATGACAGGGCCATTGAGCTTTCCAAAGCCTATATCACCTACAGAAACACACAAATAGAAAACCTACGTTTCCTGATGCAAGACCCTGGTAAAGAACTTACTTTTGCCATTTCTGACACCAACCATGAAAACCAAGCGATCAAACTGGAATACCACTTCTATGAAAAACTGCTCAAACTTACACAGAACCATGCAGAAAGTGACGACTACTATCTCATTGATTCCAATTGGGCATACAATTTATTTTCTGAACTTGCACGAAAAGAATAA